A single Gambusia affinis linkage group LG22, SWU_Gaff_1.0, whole genome shotgun sequence DNA region contains:
- the nhsl1b gene encoding NHS-like protein 1 isoform X2, with the protein MRGDRRSASFHKEKPAGLSRALSWLNMSPLSHQGRRFFHSQSDLHLVPNRRSRSRTHLHMPQKDEAEDDDNWVYRPQHKIAVSNLDEESKWTVHYTAPWHQQENVFLPGSRPPCVEDLHRQAKVNLKTALRECDKLRKDGFRSSQYYSQGPTFSDPKQSTSSLQDDEDDENDRKSTASSAEDDKSQLSVRSPTPQGGSEVGEASEVDGQVVWNKAPPLPTPEEKMRQAAQAVPTDVVPINITGAVFDRQASIRRSLINTDTVPRRPKKVKRRKTISGLPDNINQELAANGRGGELRPQSMFIPGQYSTLGRVGSVNSTLRHSETRDSSCQTEEVKIVPPSMRRIRAQRGQGIAAQMAGISASSSTGSISISSSDSSGVVMMPHLFNGDPSRFHSLPRQGARVSLSADPIYSSTPKKPEDQPQRQIGKLQVDNTVVHMRNTPKMNSLPRPKSQEVRGTHPAEWGGSTACVVSPHAAYSTSYIPNATLSSSTEVISLKTSSQSVSAYPMSRALSQGSSTNTDHLMSSPTAFGQSPFLTTSTPIHTPQDICLTPARPASESGHSDSSIHSRSTLAPTPPSYLPEENWIYDTPENVMTPHRTLTSSCSTPINQLYSSLEHSSRTTTDSSSLYSQDNDGYYTSMHLDSGLRSRSHGSGHGATAGRASRHSMYECREMVGEEDSGSLYSDRSLSRSISLRKSRKPPPPPTRTDSLRRKPSAKKPLGGVAAISGANMPNGSMLSETLIASLQQSLQMGLREGKEKGASPSSPSHSPSSDYDDPWVMRSRSQSSISAGSSAASLAANANGVGMPSVYSLCHLTPTPSDTSSLRSDYAESWGYYSDYPRSQVDQRVQTPPGHAADRVTAGAHPGKFQKAGHTQGAPSQDVEVSAKSKPSNSSPDRVHRLTSPSSGYSSQSNTPTAGTPVPAFVRSMSPSGGKPRPKVPERKSSLLSSVSVSSSSTSLSSNTSDSLKCSGPPPPPPPLLFSSSAPTTPLNAPPPFPPPPSSTPPPPQDTSFPAHSTSPEFPPPPSPDMLIHTSSSFNGILSPPPPPPLPAIGPPPPPPLPTFASVCTSPPKKTAKDSPMADLSNSPSKSPKPLITPFALQSVQLRSVRRPESEINSKSDNIETSLETILGMKHQDQELTYSQGHPTVLTSLTGSSEQDLLKTPPSPVSQFLEELSLDCSFTDETPDGATINGETEEQSYRMLNGEENKERSSPVKQKPPAVAKKPKVSLILPFSTGEHVQTQLQDATPLTQVDDQVDAPHRQIDEEVIEQSEEQEEEYTQESFELSGRGETSPDQDDSCCTSEDRSVDHELANGEAHEEEEEEDGLSSTTGSISSKDDDMGEVFEPNTAESSPSANGASERNMVTPTPTATRPRTTEDLFAVIHRSKRKVLGRRESEEDKSLTGSQSQSPPSTPTSLSPGTVSSLPRQAGSIQRNLRKTSTSSDSFKALLLKKGSRSETSFRMSAAEMLRSTDPRSQRTRSEGSEGSPTSPMTPNSPSSSPSRGKRASEVEWSRYEGLSSPTSSPYSIGISKYGRSRTPPSAASSKYNARNRILSSPMTVICEREGELAESENGETAEDLSNPEVRTLPMLTDSNGT; encoded by the exons ctgtgtCTAACCTGGACGAGGAGAGCAAATGGACGGTCCACTACACGGCTCCCTGGCATCAACAGGAGAACGTCTTCCTCCCCGGCAGCAGGCCGCCCTGTGTAGAAGACCTTCACCGGCAGGCAAAGGTCAACCTTAAGACTGCTTTACGAG AATGTGATAAGTTGAGGAAAGATGGCTTCCGGAGCTCTCAGTACTACTCTCAGGGTCCCACTTTCTCTGACCCCAAACAGTCCACCAGCAGCCTACAGGATGACGAGGATgatgaaaatgacagaaag TCGACAGCTTCGTCAGCGGAGGATGACAAATCTCAGCTCTCCGTGAGATCCCCGACGCCACAGGGTGGGAGCGAGGTCGGGGAGGCGTCTGAAGTTGACGGGCAGGTGGTATGGAACAAGGCTCCGCCCCTCCCGACCCCGGAGGAGAAGATGAGGCAGGCGGCTCAGGCCGTGCCCACAGATGTGGTGCCCATCAACATTACAG GGGCAGTGTTTGACCGCCAGGCCAGCATCCGGCGCTCCCTCATTAACACTGACACCGTGCCCCGCCGGCCCAAGAAGGTCAAACGCAGAAAGACTATATCAGGGCTGCCTGACAACATCAACCAGGAGCTAG caGCTAATGGGCGAGGCGGAGAACTTCGGCCACAGTCCATGTTCATCCCAGGACAGTACTCCACTTTGGGCCGAGTGGGGAGCGTCAACTCAACTCTCCGACATTCAGAGACCAGAGACTCGAGCTGCCAGACGGAGGAAGTGAAGATTGTCCCCCCGAGTATGAGGAGAATCCGGGCACAAAGAGGACAGGGGATTGCCGCTCAGATGGCCGGTATATCTGCTTCCTCTTCCACGGGAAGCATCTCCATCTCCAGCAGCGACAGCTCGGGGGTCGTAATGATGCCCCATCTGTTTAACGGAGACCCCTCCCGTTTTCATAGCCTCCCTCGACAAGGTGCCAGGGTGTCCCTCAGTGCTGATCCTATCTATAGCAGCACGCCCAAAAAGCCAGAGGACCAGCCTCAGAGGCAGATTGGGAAGCTTCAGGTTGACAACACAGTGGTGCACATGAGGAATACTCCGAAGATGAACTCTTTACCCAGGCCCAAGTCTCAAGAAGTCAGAGGGACACACCCTGCTGAGTGGGGAGGCAGCACGGCGTGCGTTGTCTCCCCTCATGCTGCTTATTCCACTTCCTACATCCCCAATGCCACACTGTCTAGCTCGACTGAAGTGATTAGCCTCAAGACCTCCAGTCAGTCAGTTTCAGCTTACCCTATGTCTCGAGCACTCAGCCAGGGATCCTCTACCAACACCGACCACCTGATGTCCAGTCCAACCGCTTTTGGCCAAAGTCCATTCCTGACCACTTCCACCCCCATACACACACCTCAGGACATTTGTCTCACACCTGCCAGGCCAGCTAGTGAGTCAGGTCACTCAGACAGCAGCATCCACAGCCGCAGCACCCTGGCCCCCACTCCACCGTCCTACCTACCAGAAGAGAATTGGATCTATGACACGCCTGAAAATGTGATGACTCCACACCGCACCCTGACCTCCAGCTGCTCAACCCCAATCAACCAGCTCTACAGCAGCTTGGAACACTCCTCCAGGACCACCACCGACTCAAGTTCACTCTACTCTCAGGATAACGATGGGTACTACACCTCTATGCACCTGGATTCAGGTCTACGCTCCCGAAGTCACGGTAGCGGGCATGGCGCCACAGCTGGACGAGCCTCCAGACACAGCATGTATGAGTGTCGCGAGATGGTCGGTGAGGAAGACTCTGGAAGCCTCTACAGTGACCGCTCCCTCTCCCGCAGCATCTCCCTCCGCAAGTCCAGGAAACCCCCTCCTCCCCCGACTCGCACAGACTCTCTGAGACGCAAGCCTTCAGCAAAGAAGCCCCTAGGAGGCGTCGCTGCCATTAGCGGTGCTAATATGCCAAATGGCAGTATGCTCAGTGAGACTTTGATTGCTAGCTTGCAGCAAAGCTTACAGATGGGACTGagagaaggaaaggaaaaggGAGCTTCGCCCTCCTCACCATCGCACAGTCCAAGCAGTGACTATGATGACCCTTGGGTGATGCGGTCACGCAGTCAGAGCAGCATCAGTGCAGGTAGCTCTGCAGCCTCACTAGCAGCTAATGCCAATGGTGTTGGCATGCCAAGCGTGTACTCTCTCTGCCACCTCACGCCCACCCCCAGTGACACCAGCAGCTTGCGTTCTGACTATGCCGAGTCCTGGGGATACTACTCAGACTACCCACGTAGCCAAGTTGACCAGAGGGTCCAGACACCTCCTGGCCATGCTGCAGATAGGGTCACAGCTGGGGCTCATCCAGGAAAGTTTCAGAAAGCAGGTCACACCCAGGGGGCTCCATCTCAGGACGTAGAGGTGTCTGCAAAGAGCAAACCCTCCAATTCCTCACCGGACCGGGTACACAGACTCACCTCCCCATCCAGCGGCTATTCCAGTCAGTCAAACACTCCCACAGCTGGAACGCCGGTACCCGCATTCGTCAGGTCCATGTCTCCGTCGGGTGGAAAACCTAGACCGAAAGTCCCGGAGAGAAAGTcgtctctcctctcctctgtttctgtctcatcCTCCTCTACTTCGCTGTCCTCCAACACCTCAGACAGTCTGAAGTGCTCTGGTccccctccaccacctccaccacTGCTGTTCTCCTCCTCAGCTCCTACCACCCCTCTCAATGCACCTCCACCCTTCCCTCCCCCTCCAAGTTCTACTCCTCCACCTCCGCAGGATACTTCTTTCCCTGCTCACTCCACTTCCCCAGAATTCCCTCCTCCACCGTCCCCAGACATGCTAATCCATACCAGCTCATCTTTCAATGGGATCCTCAGTCCACCCCCTCCCCCGCCTCTCCCTGCCATAGGgccccctccacctcctccacttCCTACTTTTGCTTCAGTGTGTACCTCTCCTCCTAAGAAGACAGCAAAAGATTCTCCTATGGCAGATCTTTCCAATAGCCCCTCAAAGTCGCCCAAGCCCTTGATCACCCCGTTTGCGCTGCAGAGTGTTCAACTCCGCTCAGTTAGACGACCAGAGAGTGAAATCAACAGTAAATCAGACAACATCGAAACAAGTCTAGAAACCATTTTGGGTATGAAACATCAGGACCAGGAGTTGACTTACTCTCAAGGGCATCCCACTGTACTGACCTCGTTGACTGGCTCATCGGAACAGGATTTGCTCAAGACCCCGCCTTCACCTGTGTCACAGTTTCTGGAAGAGCTGTCACTGGACTGCAGTTTCACAGATGAAACACCAGATGGCGCTACCATCAATGGGGAAACTGAAGAGCAGAGTTACCGCATGTTAAACGGTGAAGAAAACAAGGAACGTAGCTCCCCCGTCAAACAAAAGCCACCAGCCGTTGCCAAGAAACCCAAAGTTTCTCTGATATTGCCGTTTAGCACAGGCGAACATGTCCAGACACAGCTTCAGGATGCAACTCCTCTAACCCAAGTAGATGACCAGGTGGATGCACCACACAGGCAGATAGATGAGGAGGTGATAGAGCAGAGTgaggaacaggaagaggagTATACTCAAGAAAGCTTTGAGCTGTCAGGGAGAGGTGAGACATCACCAGACCAGGATGACTCCTGCTGTACAAGTGAAGACAGAAGCGTTGATCATGAACTTGCAAATGGAGAGGctcatgaagaagaagaagaggaagatggACTGAGTAGCACCACTGGGTCCATCAGCTCCAAGGATGATGATATGG GTGAGGTTTTTGAACCCAACACGGCTGAATCGTCCCCGTCAGCGAACGGGGCGTCTGAGAGGAACATGGTGACCCCTACTCCCACTGCTACCCGACCCAGAACCACAGAGGACCTCTTTGCTGTGATTCACAG GTCCAAGCGGAAAGTTCTGGGACGTAGGGAGTCTGAAGAAGACAAATCCCTAACTGGGAGCCAGTCCCAGTCTCCACCGTCAACCCCCACCAGCCTGTCTCCGGGGACGGTGTCATCGCTGCCCCGCCAAGCGGGGTCTATCCAGCGCAACCTCCGCAAGACCTCCACCAGCAGCGATTCCTTCAAGGCCCTCCTCCTCAAGAAGGGAAGCCGCTCCGAGACCAGTTTCAGGATGTCTGCCGCCGAGATGCTTCGCTCCACTGACCCTCGCTCCCAGCGAACACGCTCGGAGGGCTCGGAGGGTTCGCCCACCTCGCCGATGACCCCAAACAGCCCCTCCAGCTCTCCCAGCCGAGGTAAGCGGGCATCCGAAGTGGAGTGGAGCCGCTACGAGGGTCTGTCGTCGCCGACGTCCTCGCCCTACTCGATCGGCATCTCAAAGTACGGACGCTCTCGCACGCCGCCGTCTGCCGCCAGCAGTAAATACAACGCCCGGAACAGAATCCTCAGCAGCCCCATGACCGTGATCTGCGAGCGCGAAGGGGAGCTGGCTGAGAGCGAGAATGGAGAAACTGCTGAAGATCTGTCCAACCCGGAGGTCCGGACTCTCCCCATGCTCACAGACTCCAATGGCACTTGA
- the nhsl1b gene encoding NHS-like protein 1 isoform X8, with protein MFCLKAVSNLDEESKWTVHYTAPWHQQENVFLPGSRPPCVEDLHRQAKVNLKTALRECDKLRKDGFRSSQYYSQGPTFSDPKQSTSSLQDDEDDENDRKSTASSAEDDKSQLSVRSPTPQGGSEVGEASEVDGQVVWNKAPPLPTPEEKMRQAAQAVPTDVVPINITGAVFDRQASIRRSLINTDTVPRRPKKVKRRKTISGLPDNINQELAANGRGGELRPQSMFIPGQYSTLGRVGSVNSTLRHSETRDSSCQTEEVKIVPPSMRRIRAQRGQGIAAQMAGISASSSTGSISISSSDSSGVVMMPHLFNGDPSRFHSLPRQGARVSLSADPIYSSTPKKPEDQPQRQIGKLQVDNTVVHMRNTPKMNSLPRPKSQEVRGTHPAEWGGSTACVVSPHAAYSTSYIPNATLSSSTEVISLKTSSQSVSAYPMSRALSQGSSTNTDHLMSSPTAFGQSPFLTTSTPIHTPQDICLTPARPASESGHSDSSIHSRSTLAPTPPSYLPEENWIYDTPENVMTPHRTLTSSCSTPINQLYSSLEHSSRTTTDSSSLYSQDNDGYYTSMHLDSGLRSRSHGSGHGATAGRASRHSMYECREMVGEEDSGSLYSDRSLSRSISLRKSRKPPPPPTRTDSLRRKPSAKKPLGGVAAISGANMPNGSMLSETLIASLQQSLQMGLREGKEKGASPSSPSHSPSSDYDDPWVMRSRSQSSISAGSSAASLAANANGVGMPSVYSLCHLTPTPSDTSSLRSDYAESWGYYSDYPRSQVDQRVQTPPGHAADRVTAGAHPGKFQKAGHTQGAPSQDVEVSAKSKPSNSSPDRVHRLTSPSSGYSSQSNTPTAGTPVPAFVRSMSPSGGKPRPKVPERKSSLLSSVSVSSSSTSLSSNTSDSLKCSGPPPPPPPLLFSSSAPTTPLNAPPPFPPPPSSTPPPPQDTSFPAHSTSPEFPPPPSPDMLIHTSSSFNGILSPPPPPPLPAIGPPPPPPLPTFASVCTSPPKKTAKDSPMADLSNSPSKSPKPLITPFALQSVQLRSVRRPESEINSKSDNIETSLETILGMKHQDQELTYSQGHPTVLTSLTGSSEQDLLKTPPSPVSQFLEELSLDCSFTDETPDGATINGETEEQSYRMLNGEENKERSSPVKQKPPAVAKKPKVSLILPFSTGEHVQTQLQDATPLTQVDDQVDAPHRQIDEEVIEQSEEQEEEYTQESFELSGRGETSPDQDDSCCTSEDRSVDHELANGEAHEEEEEEDGLSSTTGSISSKDDDMGEVFEPNTAESSPSANGASERNMVTPTPTATRPRTTEDLFAVIHRSKRKVLGRRESEEDKSLTGSQSQSPPSTPTSLSPGTVSSLPRQAGSIQRNLRKTSTSSDSFKALLLKKGSRSETSFRMSAAEMLRSTDPRSQRTRSEGSEGSPTSPMTPNSPSSSPSRGKRASEVEWSRYEGLSSPTSSPYSIGISKYGRSRTPPSAASSKYNARNRILSSPMTVICEREGELAESENGETAEDLSNPEVRTLPMLTDSNGT; from the exons ctgtgtCTAACCTGGACGAGGAGAGCAAATGGACGGTCCACTACACGGCTCCCTGGCATCAACAGGAGAACGTCTTCCTCCCCGGCAGCAGGCCGCCCTGTGTAGAAGACCTTCACCGGCAGGCAAAGGTCAACCTTAAGACTGCTTTACGAG AATGTGATAAGTTGAGGAAAGATGGCTTCCGGAGCTCTCAGTACTACTCTCAGGGTCCCACTTTCTCTGACCCCAAACAGTCCACCAGCAGCCTACAGGATGACGAGGATgatgaaaatgacagaaag TCGACAGCTTCGTCAGCGGAGGATGACAAATCTCAGCTCTCCGTGAGATCCCCGACGCCACAGGGTGGGAGCGAGGTCGGGGAGGCGTCTGAAGTTGACGGGCAGGTGGTATGGAACAAGGCTCCGCCCCTCCCGACCCCGGAGGAGAAGATGAGGCAGGCGGCTCAGGCCGTGCCCACAGATGTGGTGCCCATCAACATTACAG GGGCAGTGTTTGACCGCCAGGCCAGCATCCGGCGCTCCCTCATTAACACTGACACCGTGCCCCGCCGGCCCAAGAAGGTCAAACGCAGAAAGACTATATCAGGGCTGCCTGACAACATCAACCAGGAGCTAG caGCTAATGGGCGAGGCGGAGAACTTCGGCCACAGTCCATGTTCATCCCAGGACAGTACTCCACTTTGGGCCGAGTGGGGAGCGTCAACTCAACTCTCCGACATTCAGAGACCAGAGACTCGAGCTGCCAGACGGAGGAAGTGAAGATTGTCCCCCCGAGTATGAGGAGAATCCGGGCACAAAGAGGACAGGGGATTGCCGCTCAGATGGCCGGTATATCTGCTTCCTCTTCCACGGGAAGCATCTCCATCTCCAGCAGCGACAGCTCGGGGGTCGTAATGATGCCCCATCTGTTTAACGGAGACCCCTCCCGTTTTCATAGCCTCCCTCGACAAGGTGCCAGGGTGTCCCTCAGTGCTGATCCTATCTATAGCAGCACGCCCAAAAAGCCAGAGGACCAGCCTCAGAGGCAGATTGGGAAGCTTCAGGTTGACAACACAGTGGTGCACATGAGGAATACTCCGAAGATGAACTCTTTACCCAGGCCCAAGTCTCAAGAAGTCAGAGGGACACACCCTGCTGAGTGGGGAGGCAGCACGGCGTGCGTTGTCTCCCCTCATGCTGCTTATTCCACTTCCTACATCCCCAATGCCACACTGTCTAGCTCGACTGAAGTGATTAGCCTCAAGACCTCCAGTCAGTCAGTTTCAGCTTACCCTATGTCTCGAGCACTCAGCCAGGGATCCTCTACCAACACCGACCACCTGATGTCCAGTCCAACCGCTTTTGGCCAAAGTCCATTCCTGACCACTTCCACCCCCATACACACACCTCAGGACATTTGTCTCACACCTGCCAGGCCAGCTAGTGAGTCAGGTCACTCAGACAGCAGCATCCACAGCCGCAGCACCCTGGCCCCCACTCCACCGTCCTACCTACCAGAAGAGAATTGGATCTATGACACGCCTGAAAATGTGATGACTCCACACCGCACCCTGACCTCCAGCTGCTCAACCCCAATCAACCAGCTCTACAGCAGCTTGGAACACTCCTCCAGGACCACCACCGACTCAAGTTCACTCTACTCTCAGGATAACGATGGGTACTACACCTCTATGCACCTGGATTCAGGTCTACGCTCCCGAAGTCACGGTAGCGGGCATGGCGCCACAGCTGGACGAGCCTCCAGACACAGCATGTATGAGTGTCGCGAGATGGTCGGTGAGGAAGACTCTGGAAGCCTCTACAGTGACCGCTCCCTCTCCCGCAGCATCTCCCTCCGCAAGTCCAGGAAACCCCCTCCTCCCCCGACTCGCACAGACTCTCTGAGACGCAAGCCTTCAGCAAAGAAGCCCCTAGGAGGCGTCGCTGCCATTAGCGGTGCTAATATGCCAAATGGCAGTATGCTCAGTGAGACTTTGATTGCTAGCTTGCAGCAAAGCTTACAGATGGGACTGagagaaggaaaggaaaaggGAGCTTCGCCCTCCTCACCATCGCACAGTCCAAGCAGTGACTATGATGACCCTTGGGTGATGCGGTCACGCAGTCAGAGCAGCATCAGTGCAGGTAGCTCTGCAGCCTCACTAGCAGCTAATGCCAATGGTGTTGGCATGCCAAGCGTGTACTCTCTCTGCCACCTCACGCCCACCCCCAGTGACACCAGCAGCTTGCGTTCTGACTATGCCGAGTCCTGGGGATACTACTCAGACTACCCACGTAGCCAAGTTGACCAGAGGGTCCAGACACCTCCTGGCCATGCTGCAGATAGGGTCACAGCTGGGGCTCATCCAGGAAAGTTTCAGAAAGCAGGTCACACCCAGGGGGCTCCATCTCAGGACGTAGAGGTGTCTGCAAAGAGCAAACCCTCCAATTCCTCACCGGACCGGGTACACAGACTCACCTCCCCATCCAGCGGCTATTCCAGTCAGTCAAACACTCCCACAGCTGGAACGCCGGTACCCGCATTCGTCAGGTCCATGTCTCCGTCGGGTGGAAAACCTAGACCGAAAGTCCCGGAGAGAAAGTcgtctctcctctcctctgtttctgtctcatcCTCCTCTACTTCGCTGTCCTCCAACACCTCAGACAGTCTGAAGTGCTCTGGTccccctccaccacctccaccacTGCTGTTCTCCTCCTCAGCTCCTACCACCCCTCTCAATGCACCTCCACCCTTCCCTCCCCCTCCAAGTTCTACTCCTCCACCTCCGCAGGATACTTCTTTCCCTGCTCACTCCACTTCCCCAGAATTCCCTCCTCCACCGTCCCCAGACATGCTAATCCATACCAGCTCATCTTTCAATGGGATCCTCAGTCCACCCCCTCCCCCGCCTCTCCCTGCCATAGGgccccctccacctcctccacttCCTACTTTTGCTTCAGTGTGTACCTCTCCTCCTAAGAAGACAGCAAAAGATTCTCCTATGGCAGATCTTTCCAATAGCCCCTCAAAGTCGCCCAAGCCCTTGATCACCCCGTTTGCGCTGCAGAGTGTTCAACTCCGCTCAGTTAGACGACCAGAGAGTGAAATCAACAGTAAATCAGACAACATCGAAACAAGTCTAGAAACCATTTTGGGTATGAAACATCAGGACCAGGAGTTGACTTACTCTCAAGGGCATCCCACTGTACTGACCTCGTTGACTGGCTCATCGGAACAGGATTTGCTCAAGACCCCGCCTTCACCTGTGTCACAGTTTCTGGAAGAGCTGTCACTGGACTGCAGTTTCACAGATGAAACACCAGATGGCGCTACCATCAATGGGGAAACTGAAGAGCAGAGTTACCGCATGTTAAACGGTGAAGAAAACAAGGAACGTAGCTCCCCCGTCAAACAAAAGCCACCAGCCGTTGCCAAGAAACCCAAAGTTTCTCTGATATTGCCGTTTAGCACAGGCGAACATGTCCAGACACAGCTTCAGGATGCAACTCCTCTAACCCAAGTAGATGACCAGGTGGATGCACCACACAGGCAGATAGATGAGGAGGTGATAGAGCAGAGTgaggaacaggaagaggagTATACTCAAGAAAGCTTTGAGCTGTCAGGGAGAGGTGAGACATCACCAGACCAGGATGACTCCTGCTGTACAAGTGAAGACAGAAGCGTTGATCATGAACTTGCAAATGGAGAGGctcatgaagaagaagaagaggaagatggACTGAGTAGCACCACTGGGTCCATCAGCTCCAAGGATGATGATATGG GTGAGGTTTTTGAACCCAACACGGCTGAATCGTCCCCGTCAGCGAACGGGGCGTCTGAGAGGAACATGGTGACCCCTACTCCCACTGCTACCCGACCCAGAACCACAGAGGACCTCTTTGCTGTGATTCACAG GTCCAAGCGGAAAGTTCTGGGACGTAGGGAGTCTGAAGAAGACAAATCCCTAACTGGGAGCCAGTCCCAGTCTCCACCGTCAACCCCCACCAGCCTGTCTCCGGGGACGGTGTCATCGCTGCCCCGCCAAGCGGGGTCTATCCAGCGCAACCTCCGCAAGACCTCCACCAGCAGCGATTCCTTCAAGGCCCTCCTCCTCAAGAAGGGAAGCCGCTCCGAGACCAGTTTCAGGATGTCTGCCGCCGAGATGCTTCGCTCCACTGACCCTCGCTCCCAGCGAACACGCTCGGAGGGCTCGGAGGGTTCGCCCACCTCGCCGATGACCCCAAACAGCCCCTCCAGCTCTCCCAGCCGAGGTAAGCGGGCATCCGAAGTGGAGTGGAGCCGCTACGAGGGTCTGTCGTCGCCGACGTCCTCGCCCTACTCGATCGGCATCTCAAAGTACGGACGCTCTCGCACGCCGCCGTCTGCCGCCAGCAGTAAATACAACGCCCGGAACAGAATCCTCAGCAGCCCCATGACCGTGATCTGCGAGCGCGAAGGGGAGCTGGCTGAGAGCGAGAATGGAGAAACTGCTGAAGATCTGTCCAACCCGGAGGTCCGGACTCTCCCCATGCTCACAGACTCCAATGGCACTTGA